Genomic segment of Zingiber officinale cultivar Zhangliang chromosome 11B, Zo_v1.1, whole genome shotgun sequence:
TAATATGTTTAGAGAATGCCTCCTTCTGGATTGGAGTAAGATGTTTGAGAGGCCTATCTTCAATTATAAATTCTGGATTTTTGATATCCAGATGACAAAGAATTTTGTTTTTCTGCCAGTGTTGGAGAGGATTTTCTCCAATAATTCCTTGCTTCTTCAACTGCTGTAATAAAGGATCAAACCTTTGTTTAAGCGATGGGCTAATTTGCTCTGCTGAATATATCACCATCTCCTTAATTTGTATATATTCATCTTCATCTAGATCCAATTCTCCGATTGCTGCATTCACAGATGGTAAAGTATTTATAGTtgttaaatttttgtaaaaagttaccATATTGCCTTCAATGCGGAGTCCCCCATGCATTGCTCGGATGAAGTTACACCCAATAATGAATTGAATATTATCCCCAAGAACCATTGGAAAACTATAGGTGTAGGGAATTCTGAAAATATTGTCTCCAATAATCATTCGCCCATTTTTTAACTTCATGTTAGCGGACTGTTGTGAGTTGATGCCACTAAAATTTACCACACACGTATTTTGCTCCAGAGCACTTTTGGGAACAGATCTTTGGTCTACACAGCATGTTGTTGCACCGGTATCCAGAATTGCCTTTAACTTGAACTTAGGAATACCTGGTATATCCATTTCCACAGTTAAATTGTACAGCATATTTTTTACTAACCGTGGGCTTGATGTAGGAGGTTTTGATGCTGTTGCAATTGTTTCCTCAATAAACATATTTGCAGCTTCTTCTTCAAGTTCTTGATAGTCTTTTTGTAAATCTTGTTCTAGCTACAAGGCTTCCCATTGTGACTTGTAATATGTAACTTCCTCTTTTAACCTCCTGATTTCTTCTTCACACCAGATGATATAATTTCTCTGCTCCTGTATCAAGTTCATAGGATAAAATGGAGTTGCAGGTGCAGGAGTTACAGGTACCTCTTTGTTAAAATAATAGGGCCCACATAAATTGCATACTGTAAGATAGCACTCTGGACAGTGTATCCTAGCCCTTTGAATAGTTAATCTTTTGCAACAGGTACAAGTCGTTGATTGTGGAGCAAGAATTTTTTCATTATGCTTCCATTGATGCAGACAGTTTGACTGTGCATCCGTCAATTTAATCTGTTGCCTGTATCCTCCATCTTCCAAACCTAACATGTATAATGAATTTATTTGCAAGGTTTGAACAGAGTGTTGTACCTCGAGAATATCATCTTCTCCCTCTGAAATACTGTAAATGGCGTCACTTTGAGCTTCTCCCTCTTGTACAGATAAGATATCATAATCTTCAGGAATTTCTAATTGCTCAAAAATTGCCAcccttttgacatttcttttatcaTTAGGACAATCTCTtgcaaaataacacttgcattttTTGTTTCTTAATAAATGCTTACGCTTTTCAATTCTAGCATGAGTGTTATGTGGTTTACCTTTATAAGTCTTTGATTGTCGGATCCCTATTCGCTTAGATCCAGCCTTTTGATAATACCCTGGGATAGGTATTTGGTTACAAAAAGATAGATCTTTTAATGATCTTTTGAATGCTGCATCCTTGCATTCCTGCTCAAGAAATTTATGAGCAAATATAATTCTTGGAAAAACTCCTACTGTCAGACCGGGATGCTTTGCTTCAAAGGCCGTTTTGATTCTATTTCCAAGATCCCCTGGCATTTTTAACCAAAATTTTTCTGAAAGTTCTGGTCCTGCAAAAAAGCGACCAGTCTTTGCTGCCAGTCTCATATATTCATTGATGTACTGAATTATGTGTTTAACATTATCACAAGATAATTTCTCTAAATCCCTATATGTTGAATTTTGAACTTCAGTTGAACCTTGAGTAGGGTCTTCAGCAGAAAATACTCGTCTCATTTGTGATAAAATATTTTGTGTACCTTCTCGTCCTCCACTGATGGCaataagggcatcatattcagtAGGGTAAGTCATTCTTCATTGAATCCATGTAATCTTCTCAATTTCTCCCAACAGATTTTCGATAAATTCTATCTTTTCTTTGGAGTCTGAGAAGGCTTGTGCTGCCACAAAATTCTTAGTAATGGATTCCCATCTTGAGAAGGCatcatcaaataaatttaattgttctGGAATAACAAAAAGGGCCCCACTTTGTTGCTGTGCTGATGGTAGGGTCCATAATTCATTATTCATTCCTCCTTTGAATTTTGCCTTAGGAGGTTGCTGCTCATATATTGGCTGAAAACTTGGGCCGGGAGCATTATTGGTTGGTGGATATCCAGGTGGCCCCATTGCTGTATCTTGTGGGGGTCGATATGGAGAAATTACCGTACTGGTAGAATATATCTGTTCTTCCCCATTTAAATTTTCAGTCAACCTCTGAATACTTGGATATTCCAATTCACAATTTGCAGCAATAAGTTGAACAATTTCCTCATAATTGTCTGCTCGCAATTCAAGAGCATGCTCTGTCCTCCCACCACCTTCGCTGGCGAATGGATTAGTCCATTCATTATCTGAATCAGTGTCCCAAATTGGTTTTGTATTGGACAGTGAAGATAAATACTGAATATAGTCAAGGTAGGAATCGGGTTCCTCCTCATAGTTTAAAGTAGTGTCCATGGACTGCGGTACAAAGGCCCCTGGGCTTGTAGTCGCTACATGGGCTTCCTTAAAACATATGTGGGAAGAATCAGTTTCCACCAAAACTGCCAGTTTTTCTTGTGGCATTAATAAGGAAAAGATATCCTGCGTTGAAAGTTTATGCGGTTCTTGAGAGGAAGAGACTTCATTAATTGGTAAAAAGACAGAATGATGATCCGTAGATCCAAAACCCTGATCTCCTCGTTCAGTATAACTTAGATGAGGAACTTCATATACTTCTGGCATAGCTATTTTCTCAAGGATTAGTTGTGCAATATCTTGCTGAGAAGTAATAAGTATAGGAAGGCTTGTTCTATTAAACAGAAGAACTTGTACCTCACCCCGATAGTCTGAATCAATTACTCCAGCTCCTACTTCAATTCCATGTTTCCATGCAAAACCAGAACGTGATGCTATTCGGCCATAATATCCATATGGGATTTCTATTCGTAGGCCTGTAAGTACGAGTTCTCGTCCATATGGTTCAATAATCGCATCATGACTTGCTGCTATATCAAGGCCAGCAGATCCTTCTGTTTTCCTTTTTGGGAGTAATGCCTGTGGAAACATTCGATTTACTAGAATATGAGGTTCAGTGTTAGGAGAGTACCTTGAGTAATCTTGTTCTGCTATTTGCTTTCCTTTGTCATAAATATTGTCAGAATCTCCATAATTTTCGAAATATTCTGATTCTGTGCCATCAAAATAAGTAAAAACACCAGGATGTGTTTCAATCAAAACCGCCAAAATTTCTTCATCTCTGTCATTATATTTTGGTGGTTCTGCTACTTGGGCTGCTGCATAATTATTGAAGCTTAATGATATGCGTCCATCCATCATTGTTTGACTGTTTACTTCTGATGGTTGCATAGGAATAGTAATTTGAGTAGGATTAATGGTCCAATTTAGACCTTGCAGCCGCTGAGTTGAGAAACTTCTTCCAGGTAAGGCTTTTACTCCATGAGAAGTAAGATAATCTACAACACCTTGAACTTAATAAGCAAAACCAACATTAGGTGTATTTGAAAGCCTACCTACTAGTCCTCTTGTGATTAGCAAATTTGCTTCACTATTTTGCCAGGCTTCGTATCCCCTAAACCAATTTGGGACACTGATTCAGATAATGAATGGACTAATCCATTCGCCAGCGAAGGTGGTGGGAGGACAGAGCATGCTCTTGAATTGCGAGCAGACAATTATGAGGAAATTGTTCAACTTATTGCTGCAAATTGTGAATTGGAATATCCAAGTATTCAGAGGTTGACTGAAAATTTAATTGGGGAAGAACAGATATATTCTACTAGTACGGTAATTTCTCCATTTCGACCCCCACAAGATACAGCAATGGGGCCACCTGGATATCCACCAGCTAATAATGCTCCCGGCCCAAGTTTTCAGCCAATATATGAGCAGCAACCTCCTAAGGCAAAATTCAAAGGAGGAATGAATAATGAATTATGGACCCTACCATCAACACAGCAACAAAGTGGGGCCTTTTTTGTTATTCCagaacaattaaatttatttgatgatGCCTTCTCAAGATGAGAATCATTACTAAGAATTTTGTGGCAGCACAAGCCTTCTCAGACTCCAAAGAAAAGATAGAATTTATCGAAAATCTGTTGGGAGAAATTGAGAAGATTACATGGATTCAATGGAGAATGACTTACCCTactgaatatgatgcccttattGCCATCAGTGAAGGACGAGAAGGTACACAAAATATTTTATCACAAGTGAGACGAGTATTTTCTGCTGAAGACCCTACTCAAGGTTCAACTGAAGTTCAAAATTCAGCATATAGGGATTTAGAGAAATTATCTTGTGATAATGTTAAACACATAATTCAGTACATCAATGATTATATGAGACTGGCAGCAAAGACTGGTCGCCTTTTTACAGGACCAGAACTTTCAGAAAAATTTTGGTTAAAAATGCCAGGGGATCTTGGAAATAGAATCAAAACGGCCTTTGAAGCAAAGCATCCCGGTCCGACAGTAGGAGTTTTTCCAAGAATTATATTTGCTCATAAATTTCTTGAGCAGGAATGCAAGGATGCAGCATTCAAAAGATCATTAAAGGATCTATCTTTTTGTAACCAAATACCTATCCCAGGGTATTATCAAAAGGCTGGATCTAAGCGAATGAGGATCCGACAATCAACGACTTATAAAGGTAAACCACATAACACTCATGCTAGAATTGAAAAGCGTAAGCATTTATTAAGAAACAAaaaatgcaagtgttattttgcaAAAGATTGTCCTAAtgataaaagaaatgtcaaaagggTGGCAATTTTTGAGCAATTAGAAATTCCTGAAGATTATGATATCTTATCTGAACAAGAGGGAGAAGCTCAAAGTGACGCCATTTACAGTATTTCAGAGGGAGAAGATGATATTCTCGAGGTACAACACTCTGTTCAAACCTTGCAAATAAAATCATTATACATGTTAGGTTTGGAAGATGGAGGATACAGGCAACAGATTAAATTGACGGATGCACAGTCAAACTGTCTGCATCAATGGAAGCATAATGAAAAAATTCTTGCTCCACAATCAACGACTTGTACCTGTTGCAAAAGATTAACTATTCAAAGGGCTAGGATACACTGTCCAGAGTGCTATCTTACAGTATGCAATTTATGTGGGCCCTATTATTTTAACAAAGAGGTACCTGTAACTCCTGCACCTGCAACTCCATTTTATCCTATGAACTTGATACAGGAGCAGAGAAATTATATCATCTGGTGTGAAGAAGAAATCAGGAGGTTAAAAGAGGAAGTTACATATTACAAGTCACAATGGGAAGCCTTGCAGCTAGAACAAGATTTACAAAAAGACTATCAAGAACTTGAAGAAGAAGCTGCAAATATGTTTATTGAGGAAACAATTGCAACAGCATCAAAACCTCCTACATCAAGCCCACGGTTAGTAAAAAATATGCTGTACAATTTAACTGTGGAAATGGATATACCAGGTATTCCTAAGTTCAAGTTAAAGGCAATTCTGGATACCGGTGCAACAACATGCTGTGTAGACCAAAGATCTGTTCCCAAAAGTGCTCTGGAGCAAAATACGTGTGTGGTAAATTTTAGTGGCATCAACTCACAACAGTCCGCTAACATGAAGTTAAAAAATGGGCGAATGATTATTGGAGACAATATTTTCAGAATTCCCTACACCTATAGTTTTCCAATGGTTCTTGGGGATAATATTCAATTCATTATTGGGTGTAACTTCATCCGAGCAATGCATGGGGGACTCCGCATTGAAGGCAATATggtaactttttacaaaaatttaacaACTATAAATACTTTACCATCTGTGAATGCAGCAATCGGAGAATTGGATCTAGATGAAGATGAATATATACAAATTAAGGAGATGGTGATATATTCAGCAGAGCAAATTAGCCCATCGCTTAAACAAAGGTTTGATCCTTTATTACAGCAGTTGAAGAAGCAAGGAATTATTGGAGAAAATCCTCTCCAACACTGGCAGAAAAACAAAATTCTTTGTCATCTGGATATCAAAAATCCAGAATTTATAATTGAAGATAGGCCTCTCAAACATCTTACTCCAATCCAGAAGGAGGCATTCTCTAAACATATTAAGTCTTTACTAGACCTGAGTATCATCCGTCCCAGCAAAAGCCGACATAGAACAACTGCTATTATTGTTAACTCAGGTACTACCATTGATCCTGATACTGGAAAAGAGAAGAAAGGCAAAGAAAGACTGGTGTTTAATTATAAGCGTCTCAATGATATAACTCATAAATACCAGTATAGCCTTCCTGGTATTAATATCATTTTAAAGAAGGTAAGCAATAGTTGTATCTTTTCCAAATTTGATCTGAAGAGCGAGTTCCATCAAATAGCTATGCACCCTGACTCCATAGAATGGACCGCATTTTGGGTACATgatggattgtatgaatggttagtTATGCCATTTGGTTTGAAAAATGCCCCAGCCATATTTCAACGAAAGATGGATCTCTGTTTTAAAGGAACAGAGGATTTTATTGCAGTTTATATTGATGACATCTTAGTTTTCTCTCCAGATGAGAAGAGCCATGAACGGCATCTCCAGCAGATGCTCAATATTTGCCAATTAAATGGACTCGTATTAAGTCCTACCAAGATGAAGGTTGCAGTAACTGAGATTGAATTCCTAGGCGCAATTATTGGTAATTGCAGAATCAAATTACAACCACATGTTATCTCAAAAATTGCTGATTTCAAAGACAGTGAACTCAGAACTACAAAAGGTATGAGATCATGGTTAGGTCTTTTAAATTATGCCAGGAATTATATTCCTAATCTTGGAAAATTGCTTGGACCTTTATATGCCAAAACTTCACCCAAGGGAGAAAAGAAGTTAAATGAACAGAATTGGAACTTGATAAAACAGATTAAAGAAAAGGCTCAACAACTTCCAGACCTGGAAATACCCCCCCCCCCCTGAATGCTATATTATTTTAGAGGTTGACGGTTGCATGGATGGATGGGGAGGTATATGCAAGCGGAAACGAAATAAATTTGACTCTATATCCTCAGAGAAAATTTGTGCATATGCAAGCGGGAAGTTTAATCCTCCCAAATCAACTATAGATGCTGAAATTCACGCTGTATTAAATACAATGGAGTCTCTgaagatttattttcttgataAAGCTGAACTTCTTATAAGAACAGATTGTCAAGCTATAATCAGCTTCTTTGGGAAGACAGCAAACCATAAACCATCACGAGTCAGATGGTTGTCTTTTACTGATTATATTACTGGAGCAGGACCAATGGTCAAATTTGAACACATTGACGGCAAAAATAATCAGGTAGCTGATTCTCTCTCTCGTCTAATATCAGTGTTAACTTTTTCAGAATGGCCGGAACAAGACCTTGGCAGGCTAGCCCTGGTTCCACAAGCACTCAAGGAACTCGAGAGGAGACCCAACCAGGAGGCCCAGGAGATGTTGATCAAGGCCCTGAAGGCCCTCTCAGCCTCGCTGAACAATACCAACGAGAATCAAGTAAACGCCATAATCAGCCAGTCCTACTCACCAGATTCGACCAAATCTTTGAAGATTTGCATCAACTTGAACAAAGAGCTGCAGTGCAAGCAATCAATGCACTCCAACAACTACGCATCATCCACTCACTAAAGTTACAAGAGTGCAATAAGTGCAGAGGAAAGGACAACTGGTGGAATGATTGGTACCCAGCTGTCAAACAATGTGATGACCAACTGACACAAGCATCTTATCTTCTGCAAGACTGTGTCTCTCGCATGCGTAATTTTAAAGTTTGAAGCATGATGGACCCGACAACTCAACTAATGTCCATACAAGTTATCAGCAGCTTTATTAAAGTAGCTTTATTAAGCACTATGAAGATTCCTTCTGATATTCTTATTTGAAAACGTTTTGATGGGGCCCAATGAGCACCCAGCGTTCTCTATAAGAAGAAACTCCTGCAAGGAATTCAGGCATAACCTGAGCCTTACTCGAGTCAGTGGAAATCAAGTTTGTAATTCTGTTTGTAATTCCCTATAGTTTGCAATTCCAATTTCGTTGCCAAGCCTCTCTGTGTGTTTCTTTCTGCGCGCATCATAATAGATTGTAAGATACGTGCCAGCTGGTGAAGATGTGGGCATACTAGAACTtgcaagttattttatttttaaggggGGAAAAAATCTAAAGTGACACTTTCAGTTGCACTGGGAGATTTCCTAAGCCTTCTATCCAACTCCTGCTAGATTTTATTGAAGTCTTCTCACCCTTGTCTTATGGTTGCAGGCTCTGGAGGTTATTGATCTTGGTCAGAAAACACAGCTAGTGCAAGAACTTGATGGAAATGTCATGAGATGTGTTCGTGATCAGAATGGGAATCATGTGATTCAGAAGTGCGTTGAGTGTATACCAGCAGAAAAAATTGGCTTCATTATATCTGCTTTCCATGGGCAAGTTGCAACACTTTCTACACATCCTTACGGTTGCCGTGTGATTCAGGTTAAGGAAGTTTCTATTCTCCAGATAGTATTCTGATTCTGAGGTTCTGATCCTGAAACATTATTTCCTGTTTGTAGAGAGTACTGGAGCATTGTAGCGATGAATCTCAAAGCCAATTCATCGTGGATGAGATTTTGCAGTCATCTTGCCTACTTGCACAGGATCAGTATGGCAATTATGTCACACAGGTGAAACATTTCCACTCTGTTGTCTCATTTCTGTAATAAATGAAGTATTTCATGTGTTTGACATCCATTGGATAGTGGAAATTCAAAACGTGCACTCTGTCGGCAAGTCTATTTTAAACACAGTTGTTCATAAATGATCTTTTTGTTGCCCTTCAAATTGTGATCTGTTGTAGAACAAATTAATTGGGTTGTACCTGAAGTTAAAAATGAGGTCATCTTATGGTCTGCTTTCTTCATTTGACAAGTATGCAGAAACACATGATACCTTCCATTTTGGCTGCCCATAAACCATAGCTAACCTGGATTTGGTCATTCCCCGTTATGCTTTATGAAATGCAGTGCGCAATTATGAATGCAACAAAGGTCTTAAACTGCAATTATGAAAGTCATAAAGGGCTTAAACTAGACATGAATAAACATATTATTGTTTATTATCAAACCCTTTATTTCACATTCATGCTGTGTAAACCAACTTATTTAAAAAGTTTATAGCATAATAGAATGTCCCACTCTCAATTCTCCTCGTTCCTTCTCAGTCGTCAGTGCACTATCTATGTTTGTAGAAGTTGTGGCAAGAGTACCATAGAATATAGATCTCTGTCAAATTTTACTGAATGTTTGCTATCAATTGTGCTTGAGTGCTACATCCCATGATAAGTTAATTTTGCTGTGAATAATTTATCgattatatttttgtatatatataacaTTTTTTTATCTGATTTATTGTCTATCATCACATCTCAATCCTTCATGATTATATCATTTCAGCATGTTTTGGAGAGGGGAAAACCACATGAAAGGAGTCAGATTATCAGCAAATTATTTGGGCAGATTGTACAGATGAGTCAGAACAAGTTTGCTTCAAATGTTATTGAAAAGTGTTTAGCATATGGTAGTACCGAAGAGAGGGATCTCTTGATTAAGGAAATAGTGGGACAAACTGAAGAaaatgacaatttattggtatgcTCAAAGCTTTTGCAAATTATTAAATATGTATTTTAGTAATTAGTATCCTGATCAATTACTCTTCTTTCCCAGACAAgttatttgataatttttttgaaGTTTTTGTTTATAATCTAGTTGTTCATATAACTTAGAATACAATATAATTGGGATGAAGAATTAGTAGATTGCCACTTTTTCTAATCAGCAAAGATATAAACAACTTATGCATTTTCGGGTAATTGTGTTCTTATTTACATTGTTGGGGTTAAAATCCTAGTTTGTTTCATTATATATGCTAATAGTTGGATCTAGAAGACCTTATAGGCGAGGTTGAAATATCATTCAGAGTTGGGAGTTATGTATCCTGGTTGGAATGATACGATGTTTGGGCGTGATGACCTAGAGGAGGAAAGGGGAGATGAGGAGGGAATTGACTTACCTCTGCACAGAAACTTAAGTTCTCACACTCACGGGTACTTGCAGAAATTGCTTTTTACCATGATCTCGAATAGTTTTTGTGTGCCAATTGGTGGGCGGAACACTAAGTTTTATACTTGCAAACTAGCACGGCATTTCCAAGACTTCTTAGACATTTTATTACTATAGAGGCATGCCCATTTCAAAAGTTAAGAACATGGTGCTTTCCCTGGTTGCAGTCATACTCATACCTGCTCTTTTTCTTTCTGTTGAGTTAAGCCTTACATCTTTCAAACAATGAATGACTAGCTTACTAGTTTCGTATCCTAATCTTATTTCTTCTTTTGCTCGTTAAAACTTCAATATCGACTAACTAATAAGCAAGTTTGATGTATTTTTCCTTCCTGAGGTAGCAAATGCTCCCATGTATAAGTAAATCTTAAAACGAATCAATTCTGGAATTCCTCTTAAAATGCTCAAAGTAGATCCTCCATTTGTTAGGTTGAATATCTCGTCGGGAATTTTGAGTAATTTCTGTAATTCTCAAATATAGATGATGCTGCATAGTACATTGTGGATTTCTTTTTTCTTATGCTGTGCCTCTGCATCTGAGTTCATTTCCTTTTTCAGGTGATGATGAAGGATCAATTTGCAAATTATGTGGTCCAAAAGATTCTCGAAACATGCACCGACAAGCATCGGGAAATCCTGCTCAACCGCATCAAAGTTCATCTGCCGGCTTTGAAGAAATACACTTACGGGAAACATATAGTCTCTAGGATCGAACAAGTATACGGCGAAGGTGTCGTCTCACGCTTACTCGTTGATTTATGATCTGTCAAGTAACTACTTCCACTGGATTTTTCTTTAGTTTATAAGTTTGTTGTTCCAGATGTCCTTGAAGTACCATAAAACAAGAAGAGAAGCCACTTGCCTCGGTGATCCTAATGAAGGAGAATTCCAAGAAACTCCTCGAGGTGGCTTCTGTCATACCTTTTTCAATGCACAGGTCAGGCTTACAACAAGTAGATTCTTACTTTAGGTGTGTATCGCATCTATTTAATGACCTAAATTTGGTATTTTGTGTATTTAAACTATTTATAGGTGTCTAGCTTAGCGTATCTGAAGTTGTATATTGATAGTACATACGGCGTATGTTCTTCGTAGCCTTGCTTGATAGTATTATGCTGATTTGGGTATACATGCCTGTTACAAATATATCTTTGAGTAGGTTAAGCTCTTAGTCGATCAGTTTGTTTCCTATTTTGAATTCTGGCTTAAAATTTGATGACTTTAAAGATGATTTGTCTTGGACAAGTAGGCGATCGAAAAACATAACGATCATGTGGACATTTACATAATGTAGGACGTGGATCTTGATATGCCTGAAAATCTGAACTTTTTAGGGCACTTACTCGCCCTGAAATCTTCTAGCAATGTAGGGAAAGTATATATAAACCCAATTAGCCTTATTGACTATCTTTGGGTGATTGGTCTGGTCTTTTTTATCgaccatcaggataaatcgggaagtactTGCAGTAATATAGAGAAAATAGGACTATACATGAGTGGTGTTAGTGTGAGGTTTTAATACTCGATAAGTAAGAACTCGTTTATGTTCATATAAAATATGGTACTAAAGGGTTAGTATTGGTTTATTCTTCATCGGGTAATAGATGTTTTGGATCTGCGCTATCGAATCTTAGTTTGCCACTAATTTTAGAATGTGTTGTAAAGGTGACAATGCTCACTTCAGACATCCATACACGGCTCACCTTAAGGTCTATGGGAGGATGGTAAATTACGGTATTGAACGACTTACTAGGTGGGAGAAATTTATTTCTTAAGAGAGGATTTGGACCTTGCTTTTGTATTATAATTTTACCATCCGAGAACCAACTAGGCTATCTACCAATTTTAGAATGTGGAACCTAGCTATGAGTCCTGATGACTCAACTAAAGGTTTGTTTGTTTTTAAAGATTTATTTCTAGAATCAAATTATAATTatcggtaaattagagaaaaatctccaATCATAATGTTAACTTTGGATGCAATCCCCATGTCCAAAAAACTTTATTTCTATTCTCTGCAtgtaaagtattacttgtttcaactccctcatgcaaatattgatacctaaattgtctctcaaattttttaggtacaaaaatttcaaaattgagtacaaaaagtttaaaaatgagtataattcttcttaaagtcagagtactttatattaaaaatcgaatatattttctatcaaaattgtccctcttattttttaggtataaaaagtctaaaaataaatataattcatgttaaattcagcactttatacTATAATCTAGTTctctatactaggatcgagtatattttctatcgaaattaatcctcatatttttcggtacaaatagtctaaaaatgagtataattcatattaaattcagcacattaaactaaaatcgagtatattttgaggttaaaaaagaatcgtactcaatttgatagaaaatatactagattctaagttaatatactcaatttaagaggatttatattgatttttagactttttgtacctaaaaatatcatgggcaattaaGTAAAGATGTTTGACtggggagtgaaaacaaagattttcatggatggggactgcatgcaaagatTTGTTTATTAATAGGGACTGCATGTAAAATTACCCTCAAATTATCTAGTAAAACAGCttaacaaaaatgaaaaaaaattttgGTAACTTAATTGTCTGTTGACTCTTCCAATTATtttgttaatttcaatttatttttatttttggttttttcatctttatttttcagGTATAGTGAAGTAACTAAAGTCTAACCCATTTTATTTGGTGGCtagttattatttttaaatatagagTTTGCTATATGGAATTTATgtcttattatattattatatatatttaaataaattttattttattttattttattatcaagtattctttttatctttcttttccgtgtaaatttattataatttctcaTTGTCAATTGGGATGATCGATTAAATTCATATTCATGTTATTTTAAATGTTATCTCGATTGTTAGATGTCTCTGGATGGATgacattaaataattttaactttctatgtttttttttttaaattgtctaTTAAATTAAAGTTGTTTGGTCACAGTAATTTTACTCTTATCTTCTGGACTGACTTATCTTGGACTGACTCATCTGACAGACGGt
This window contains:
- the LOC122034311 gene encoding uncharacterized protein LOC122034311, with the translated sequence MTYPTEYDALIAISGGREGTQNILSQMRRVFSAEDPTQGSTEVQNSTYRDLEKLSCDNVKHIIQYINEYMRLAAKTGRFFAGPELSEKFWLKMPGDLGNRIKTAFEAKHPGLTVGVFPRIIFAHKFLEQECKDAAFKRSLKDLSFCNQIPIPGYYQKAGSKRIGIRQSKTYKGKPHNTHARIEKRKHLLRNKKCKCYFARDCPNDKRNVKRVAIFEQLEIPEDYDILSVQEGEAQSDAIYSISEGEDDILEVQHSVQTLQINSLYMLGLEDGGYRQQIKLTDAQSNCLHQWKHNEKILAPQSTTCTCNSCTCNSILSYELDTGAEKLYHLV